TTGGCGCCCGTTTTTAGGTTTCTCTTCTATCGCGAAAATGGCTATTGTGGCTTTCAGTgctggatcaaattcctcatcttcacagaTCATTTTGACTACTGGCCCATTGGTGTGAGTAGGAAGAtgattgttcatcatattaggggccTATTCATCCCTAAGCACTATTGCCTTGACCTCGATGAGGTCTTCTACTGCTCTCTTAAGAATCCAACAGTCTTCTGTATCATGTTCCACTGctctagagtggtattcacatctagcattagccCGGTGCGCCGGTTCGGGGCTACTGGCTGCAGTAGACATAGCCTGACTAGATTTTTGGAACAAGCTCGAATATGATTCACCAacaggggtgaactgattccatCTCGGGAGGCTCtcctttttttatatatttttcttttttgattttttttcataccttgatttcttttttctttctctttttgttgtttttcgttctttacttttctttgttatttttttttcactcttttcttttttttcactcaatttttttttctggtttattttttcactcaatttgtttatggctatgatcaaatccgatggggattgtctacgtatcatgacgccgcatgaattagatcattacgtagttcatgGAAGATCAGGAATAGACTGacccattttttttaataaagacttttaaatattattttatttgagttttttctttttatgaaattttgaattttaaaaatatataattctaaataagaaagaaaatattttggatttttgatttgaaattttttttttctttttttttcgaatgaaagactttggaaaagaagaaaaatatttttggatttagttttttttttttggattttctaaggaaaaaacttctaatgaaggaattaaggaaagggaaaatattttttgaatttttggaaaattgggGCCAGAACCGataaggtttgcctacgtatctcacatctagtgagaatcagacccgcgtagttcggtcaaaaccgactatgttcttttttttttttatttatgaaaattaatctttaaaaataattcacactagaccacatcatttttttttctctgtttattcaactgatttatgctaaagtcgatcaacatgcaagcctcccaaataatgcaacaaaTAGCACATAGCATGACATAGTGGTCTCAACAAGGTACCTGTCCTAAAACAGAACTCGACTCCTGTGCCGACCcttgctaagtcaaatgcacgtgatgcaaataaaacGAACCTACTAGGaatatccggcatgaggtttattcttctaggtttaaatcctgatgGAGAAGGTATCTATTATGGCTTAttcgagtggacaactcgagccgaggagggtcagcgtaccggtagcattgctttccggcttaGTTGGTGGTGCTCCACGCCTAAAATATGTGTGATTTaaatccttcaccgggtgacaagcacctcggctatctcaaaaaaagcgggctatgtcaagcaaatgcccaattaatttcaagaagactcagagaggtgCGTGAAAAgacaatttatatatacagttcaaccatatcaaagcggtaaaaagcggggaagtagcacattaggcaccaataaatcacaatatatacaaaattaataaagccaaataaaagtcaatatgtacaagctcgaattctagttgaggtccccagcagagtcgccagggCTGTCACACTCCTTTTATACCCCCCCAAAAAGATGTGTGTGTTAaggattgttgtgggttaaagagtttttccaattaaagtgacaaaacttgagtagggattattttatttacagagtcgccacttggaattgatttttgggtgttccaagtcaccttttatttgaatccctagtcaaaggaaggtttgactctattattgtaggtctgcgaaaacaaagttcgggtaaggaattctgttgactggggagaaggtgtaaggcattatccgagtcccgtggttctagcacggtcgctttattgacttaaacttggcttgaattaatttaggataaactgtgatttattgattttcatattttatctatccgcttttaattactaaaatatggaattatctttgaaacgaatcacgtgtgtgaatccgttttctttattgtgccaaaatcttgtcacgcgtacgtgtacacaattaatagcattttattattaagattgttttggcCAAAGTTAACACATACTTCGGTTTTATTTTTGGAGATCACAATTTTTTCACGCAAATATATACATAATCGCGATAAACTAATTAAAAGCGTGCCTAAAGCACTCTATCGGTGTTCATTATTCTTCCAAtatttttgagattattgtaagatcatgaattatggaattacttgtggaagaagtgtatgattttagatatttgaataaataaaccatcatataccaataccctacaATCCAACAATTGAAGCCCAAGATTATTACGGTCCGAATCTTCCCAATtttaaagcaagtttgaataccatatttcTAGAAACATGATTAGGTATATAACATTTAAGGactaatttatattattatttataaagtttaaaggcaaataaataaaatcacatgaaataagataaaataacagaggaaagaataaacctttaatgcaaaattttcaattaaatgAGTCTCCAAGAACAGGTACAATAACTTAGACGAATGTCGAACAAGCATAAGCGACGAATATCATCAAACCTAGTGAACGGAGCTCCAACGGAATCCTCGACCTCGACTACTGACTTCACTTCTTGGCGTGTAAAAAGGGATGTTATGAAatatttttgttgggttttgggtgatgacttgctggattgtttgaaagaaagacgaagaaagaatgacacgagtagaaattcctCTAtacgtagaagaagaaaaataatttctctcaattccctccgcCCTTCATTTTTCTCCTTCACTCCCCTCCTCTCTCCTCACATTTCtattctatttatagaaaaaaaattcggaattgttttagatttttttattttttttaattattttttaattaaaagaattttcacttcccattttcttctttttaaaaaaaaaaataatttcccactttcctttaattttctttttttaatttttctctttttttactttactttttttaatttccacttattttacttttgtttttaaatttccactttctttttcatttttttaaaaatttttagctacctttacttttattttttaatttcatatttctcttaattttcatttttaaaattttcacattcttttacttttatgtttttaattttccactttcttttacttttttattaaataattttcacctacttttacttttactttttttattccatacttttaatttttctattattttattcctatccgaaaataaaaaaaatatttagtttttttggtttttctttttaatttattttattttaaaataaagataaaaataaaaataatattaatagtaataatttaaccttttaaattatttttaattcttaccctatattaaaacaaatataacaaagctaaaaaaaatatatactaattttctaaaaatatttatatagtagAAAGTGTAAAAGTtttaaatatagtcaaaaattaggtgtttaCACCAAGTTGTCTCAATCTTTGTCCTCTAGAGGCTATGAGCACTCATTCAATGACTATTCACTTTTTACTAAGGGTTCTTGTGATGCTTTGGTACTCTTagtggtatacgttgatgatatcATCATCACTGGGACATATATGTATGAGATTGCTACTGTGAAAACCTTCCTCCATGATCAATTTAAAATTAAGGATTTAGGCCATCTTAactattttctaggtattgaagTGTTGTATTCTGAGGGTGGGGTGTTGCTGCATCAGAAAAAGTTTGTGCATGATCTCCTCAAAGAGTTCCACTCCTATGATTGTTCTTCAGTGATTCCCCCCTTGAAATGCATGACAAGTTGCAGGCTGATCATGGTGATCTCCTGCCCAATCCTGAGACTTATAGGTGTTTAGTGGGTAAACTCAATTTCTTAACCCATACAAGACCTGGCATTTGCTTTGCAGTGAAACATTTAAGTCAGTTTATGCAGAGGCCTTGTCTTCCTCACATGCAGGCTGCTTTGCGTTTGCTCAAGTATCTCAAGGGTACTCTTGATTTTGGGATCTTCTATAATAATTCTCCTGATCTTTCTCTCAGTGTATATTGTGATAGTGATTGGGGATCTTGTCCGGACAGTAGGAAGTCCATCAATGGGCTTTGCATTTTATTAGGGGGATGTCTAGTCGACTGAAAGTCCAAGAAACAATCTGTGGTTTCCTTGTCTTCGACAGAAGCTGAATACAGGTCTATGAGTAAGGCCACTGCTGAAATCATTTGGGTTTGCCGGCTTCTttctgattttggtgttgttttttcTTCTCCTATTACTTTATTTTGTGATAACCAGGCAGCCATCCACATTGCTAAGAATTCTGTCTTCCATGAGCGCACCAAGCACATTGAATTGGATTGTCATTTTGTTCGCACCAAGTTGAATGAGGGTCTGCTTCAGCTACTTCACACTTCCAGTGCCAATCAGTTTGCTGATATGTTCACTAAACctttggggtggggtggggggggggcAGTTGTTCATCATCTGCATCTTCGCAAGTTGGGGGTTATCTGACCCTCCAACTTGCCGGGGGTGTTGAGatacaagaaaataatagaaatgatACTACTTAGCCACTTGggctattttcttttctttacaatTGGGCCCAGAAGCCCACAATGTATTTATTTTAGTTTGTGGTGTAATTAGTGAGTCGGCCCAATTTTTCTTATACATGGAGAACAATACATTTGTAAAGACATATAGTTTGGATTCTGAGTAACATAGCAAAACAGAAAACCTAGAAGCTTCCGTCTCTCTTTAACTTCACTATGAACTCAGATGAAACTTCTACTATTTGCGCGTCAATCAAAGTTCAACATATAACTATGTTTTACAAGATCATTGTAATTAACCAGCTATAACAAGTTGCAATTAAAAATTGTGCACAAAATTTACCTTTTAGAGACATAATATAAGTCGTATAGATAAGTTGACCTGGGTTTTCTTCTCAATGTACTTTCGAACTTTTTCATTTTGTCCCTGGAGAATTTCTTCAAACTAACATTTTATGATAAAATGGCAATTCAACGCCTTATTCTTAACTATGCAGTTCCAACATGCCATATATCAGTCAATTTCCCTAagttttctcttttcattttcacCCTTCAATTAGAGTAAAAATTGTATCTTCATTCTGTACCATCCTTAGTGAAACTTAGCAATTTCTGCTTGCATTTAACAAAGTAAGGAAGAAGGATAAAAGAATGCTCCAACTCAAAGGCACATATTAATATTAGACGAAATAGGAGGATTTGTACATTCTTCAGCTGGAATTCAATGGTCTATAATTCACTAATCCATATAATTGGACAACATATAAAAAGATCAacattctttgtttttgtttatttaaacAAATGCAAATTTGTCAGAAAAATAGGAAAAGGGGAAAAAGAGGGAGGGGGAGTAAGTATATAGCGGAATGGTTTTATTTGAAAGCATCTGAAACTGAGTAAATGAAATCCAAGAACCCTGTTCCTTTGAGAAGACCTTTACCGGTCAAGAGTTCAAAATCCAACAGCAATAGGAAACCAATTACTGCTGCTTTTCCATTTATCAGCTCATTCCTTCCAGTGAATCCAAAGGCCTCTTGACCCTCGTCGATAACCATTCTTACCTATATCCAATAAGAAGAATCAGATCGGAATCGCAGTTACTCAGTAGGACGAGTTTGTAACTAAGCAAGATAAGGTTGGTTGCATTACCTCGTCTACATTGACGTCAGATGCTGTGACACCAGGTTGAGCCTTTCCGCTGAAAACAATCTCTGCAGATGCGTCAACTTTTCCGCCTCCTCTCATGCTAATATAGATATTCTCATCGTCTGTTTTAACAGGATAAACAAACAAATTTCTCAAGGCAGGAGTAAGGACTCTCAACACAGGATTATTGGGGTACCATTCTTTGATGGCTCCATTTTGCAGATAAAATGTGCTATCTGTTGTTGGACACACGATACATCCATCCTGCAGGATTTGAGATTTTATGCGCTTTTACATTATCAAATTCAGAAAGAATACGCATATTGTCAGCATGGAGAAATGCACCATTTATGTGAAGATGAAACATCATTATTGTAGTAACAGCTAGCACTCAGTAATAAACACATCTAGATTAACATCAAATAATTGAATAACaagaattccaacataatatgaaaAGGAAGTTTCATGCAGCTGCAGTGAATTCGAATAAGCAAACATTTTTGTGTTTTCTAGTAGCACCTTAATTTAGTAACATATGTTAAAGTATAACCACAAAAATTGGTAAGGGTGACATCCTGGCTACTGGCTAGTTGTATAATCATGCAAAAACAGAGCATTTCAGTGTTCAAGTAGAAGCTAGCTCTACGTAAATGAAATGAATTAATGGTTTGTCATCTTTTCACAATATCTAATTTCATCTGTTGTCTAATCAATTTGTACTTGTAAGTTTCGGCGACACATAAATTGCCATAAATTTGTAAACTCTACTAGAATTCATAAGATTTTATATTTTCATGCTGAAAAgttctatcagaacagaatgctAGTCATGTCATGACATTTACACAGCCACTTCCTTTACCAGCAGACCTTCAgagtttaacttctttttttataaCCGTTCCGGCTAGCTCTCGCACACCTTACTAATTCCATGGGGTACCTGCAACCTCCCACTAAGACAAGTAACGGGTAACTCTGTCCACCAAGGTTTGGACAAATAGGAAAAAATTACCTAGTGTTTTTGCCTCGACAGGGATTTGAACCTGAGCTCATGGTTCTCCACCTACTTTATTGACCATTAGGCTACACCCTTGAGTACTTTAGAGTTTTAACTTTTTTTCACAATGTAATATGTCAAAAATTATCCCCTCATGCATCAATTGTATGTTTAAAGTCCTAAGGAGTAATACAAGCTCAAACAAAAGTTTTACGGATATGGTGCTCCTAAGGAACAGGGAACTGAATTGTCACTGCACAGAGAATGTAATCGAATTGACAGCGAAGGAAAGAGAGATAATAGCATTGAGGGAGAAGAGGGAAATACCATTCTACTTCCTAAATCCAATGAAAGCTCTATAGAAGTTTCCAGCCCTTCAAATTGGCTCAGAAGGCAGTTAAAACAACCATTCTAGCAACCTAACAAACTAGCCATGTGATTATTTACATAGTATCAATTAACAGATTCCAATGTACCCCCTCAAAGGCATTATTTACAAATAAATCAACAGGCTCCTATGTGCCCCTTACGTGCATTATCTACATATCAGTTAACTTATTCATATGGGCTGCTCACGTGCTTAATAACAATATGAAATCATTTCCTGCTTCTTCTGCAGTTTACATTAGGCAGATAGAAAGGAAAGGAGATGTTCAAAGGTACTCCAATACAGCTTGACTTGCAGACACGCCTATGCACATGTAATGCACAAACCGATTGCTGTGCAAAATTTTGATTTACTGACTGAAAGTTGTTGGAAGAGGACTCTATGATGAACGAAAACAATTCCTAAAAAGTAAACAAGATTTCCAGTTACTTGTGCTTGGCCTCTCAATCCAACCTTGTGAAGAGAAGATCCATAACTTCCATGACAAATATATCAGCCCTGGCAACTAGCATTCTCTTAGAGTCCAACATTGGTTGAAGGTATGGGGTTGTAGTCTGTTTATATGGTTTTGGAAAATCTTCACCGGTAAGCCTGGTTTTTGAGGTTGAAATAGTGTTCAAGGTCAatttttgttaacatgatatTTGAGCTAGACCATTCCTGATGTTAGTTCCCATGTTATACTATTCATGCACCAGAGTCCATCCTAGGATGCATAGAGTGTTAGAGGCTCATAATGGTTAAAGGTATGGCTTTAGTCTGGTCTAGGACAAATCTTACCTTATGAGCTGTCTTTTGAGGTTGAGCTAGGCACAACGTACATGTTTTCTTAACACATTGGATAAAGTTTTTGACTTTTTTCAGTCACTAATGAACTACTACATTGGGATAGTAGCAAGGGTAAGAAGAATATGGATACTAGACGCTTAAAAATCGTCAAATAAGACCACACTAAAAATTTGCACAGAGTATTCCCTGCATAATTGTTCAAATGAGCCTAAATTTGGTGTTTTCTACACTTTGTTTTGCAATAGTTATTTTCCTAAGACAAAAGCTACCCCCATTGGCATCTAGGAAATTGTCATTTCCCCTGTAGCATTCACATAAAGAAAGCAACACCAACCAGCTCAATCAATCTAAATGACAAGGGCCATCGGCTAGTCTTGGTCAAGCTCACTAACTTGAGTTCCCGAATACAGACTCAACTGATTTTGCACCCGTACACCAATCATCACACAGACTGTAGCACAAACGGAACCTCCTAAACCTAAATGGCTAAACTATCCCCAAAGTTGTGTTTGAATTGGCCATAATCACAAGATAAGGCAGAGGAAGAAACTTACACAAGAAAACTTTAGTAGCTTAAGAATTTCACGAACGAAGCATTAAAAGAGGAGCATTTAGGAAATGGTGTTTGTTTAATCACAATGTTTCTTTGACTAGACTGAAAGTGAGCAACCAAATGTGATCAATCCAAATAGAAACTAAAATCGAAATCAACTACTCCTTCCAACCCATAATTCTTGTCTCCTTTGGCTTCCAGGAATAGATCTTTAAACAAGATTATTAAATGTGTTATGTAGTTAGCCTTAATTTATGCAGTTAGCTTTTCGTCTCATTTTTAAATGTCAAgatcttattttcaaaaaaaGTGAATTAAGCAAACAAAGAGATTAATTATGGC
This DNA window, taken from Nicotiana tabacum cultivar K326 chromosome 4, ASM71507v2, whole genome shotgun sequence, encodes the following:
- the LOC107777085 gene encoding uncharacterized protein LOC107777085, which translates into the protein MATISTKLATGVLHIPSHPHPHHRKPPSFLPTATINFGSFTANSSSSSNSSCSNGKVNRLTCKATEVSVAEGSSASGGGDNGKFNWVPVVPLSALPKGERRVIIQDGETILLLWYKDDVFAIENRSPAEGAYSEGLLNAKLTQDGCIVCPTTDSTFYLQNGAIKEWYPNNPVLRVLTPALRNLFVYPVKTDDENIYISMRGGGKVDASAEIVFSGKAQPGVTASDVNVDEVRMVIDEGQEAFGFTGRNELINGKAAVIGFLLLLDFELLTGKGLLKGTGFLDFIYSVSDAFK